A region from the Cherax quadricarinatus isolate ZL_2023a chromosome 79, ASM3850222v1, whole genome shotgun sequence genome encodes:
- the LOC128702788 gene encoding glycine-rich protein-like, whose translation MENLVTAVVLAAFCLAATSAAPSPDAEPGYLGGFGGFGGFGGYGGYGGYGGYGGYSPYGFYRGKRSADASPKAVAKPEADPGFLGLGYGGYGGFGGYGGYGGYGGYGVGYSPYGFYRGKRSADASPKAVAKPEADPGFLGGLGYGGYGGYGGYGGYGGFGGFRGGYGGYGYYG comes from the exons ATGGAGAATTTG GTCACTGCTGTCGTCCTGGCTGCCTTCTGCTTGGCTGCCACCAGCGCTGCACCTTCCCCAGATGCCGAGCCTGGTTACTTAGGAGGTTTCGGAGGCTTTGGAGGCTTTGGTGGCTACGGAGGCTACGGAGGCTACGGTGGCTATGGTGGTTATTCTCCCTATGGATTTTATCGGGGAAAAAGGAGCGCTGATGCCAGCCCTAAGGCCGTCGCTAAGCCTGAAGCTGATCCCGGTTTCTTAGGTCTGGGCTACGGAGGCTACGGAGGTTTTGGAGGCTATGGAGGCTATGGAGGCTACGGAGGCTATGGTGTTGGTTATTCTCCCTATGGATTTTATCGGGGGAAAAGGAGCGCTGATGCCAGCCCTAAGGCCGTCGCTAAGCCTGAAGCTGATCCCGGTTTCTTAGGTGGTCTGGGCTACGGAGGCTACGGTGGTTATGGAGGCTATGGTGGCTATGGTGGCTTTGGAGGCTTCAGGGGAGGATATGGAGGCTACGGATACTACGGCTGA